The Brassica napus cultivar Da-Ae chromosome C7, Da-Ae, whole genome shotgun sequence genome has a segment encoding these proteins:
- the BNAC07G09870D gene encoding uncharacterized protein BNAC07G09870D: MSAVVCGSKRSLFDDLSSATSSPPLSKKLRSSRFSSSLLLDHLAAIFPDMDNQTLERAIEECGDDIDSAIRSLNQLRLESANQNPEPSLVQEQAKVEVGGGGGSEKEQVLNLESTEWVEFFVREMMSASNMNDAKDRASRALEALEKSIKARAGADAAMRSSLQQENSMLKQQLEAMVQENSLLKRAVVTQQKRQRETEDQSQELQGLRQMVSQYQEQLRTLEVNNYALTLHLKQAQQNNSSIPGRFHPDVF; the protein is encoded by the exons ATGTCTGCGGTTGTTTGCGGCAGCAAGAGATCTCTTTTCGACGATTTGTCCTCCGCAACTTCCTCTCCTCCCCTCTCCAAGAAACTCCGTTCCTCTCGTTTCTCCTCCTCGCTTCTCCTCGATCACCTCGCCGCCATTTTCCCCGACATGGATAATCAG ACTCTTGAGCGAGCAATAGAGGAATGTGGAGATGATATTGATTCTGCTATTAGGTCTTTGAACCAGCTTCGTTTAGAATCCGCCAATCAGAATCCAGAACCATCTCTAGTCCAGGAACAAGCAAAAGTTGAagtaggaggaggaggaggatcagAGAAGGAGCAAGTCTTGAACTTGGAAAGCACTGAGTGGGTTGAGTTCTTTGTCAGGGAGATGATGAGTGCTTCAAACATGAATGACGCCAAAGACCGTGCTTCAAGAGCACTAGAAGCTTTGGAGAAGTCCATCAAGGCTCGTGCTGGTGCTGACGCAGCGATGCGAAGCAGTCTCCAACAGGAGAACTCGATGCTGAAGCAGCAGTTAGAAGCTATGGTCCAGGAGAATAGTTTACTGAAAAGAGCCGTGGTGACGCAGCAGAAGCGCCAGAGAGAGACTGAAGATCAGAGTCAGGAGTTGCAGGGTTTGAGGCAGATGGTTAGTCAGTACCAGGAACAGCTGAGAACTCTGGAGGTTAACAACTATGCTCTCACGCTTCATCTGAAACAAGCTCAGCAGAATAATAGTTCGATCCCTGGCCGGTTCCATCCAGACGTGTTCTAA